DNA sequence from the Vicinamibacterales bacterium genome:
GGCGGCACGTCACGCAGTGTCGAGATCAAGGTGGTGGCGAAGTGAATCGGCTTCGCGCCATCGCCGCAGCCGCTCTTCTGTTCCCGGCATCGGCGGCGGCACAATCAGTGGAAATCAGCGGCGGCGTCGCATGGACGGGCGGCTACGAGGCGGGCAGCCGCAATGCGACGGAGACGGCGAACTCGAGCACGGGCGGCTCCCCGATCACGCTCTTCACGTCCAGTTCGCGGGTGAAATCCGTCGCCGGCGTGGATGCACGGGTGGGCGTGAACTTCGGATCGCGCGTCGGCGTCGAAGGGCTGTTCCAGTTCTTCCAGCCGGAGCTTCGGGTGACGCTGGGAAGCGACTTCGAGAACGCGCTGCCCGAGCAGGCGGTCGGCAGCGCTTCGACTTACCTGTTCGGCGGATCGCTGGTGTATCACTTCGGCTCCGGCCGGATCGTGCCGTTCCTGCTCGGCGGGGGCGCGTACCTGCGCCAGCTCGACGAGGACAACGCGCAAGTGACCACGGGCAATGAAGTGCACGGCGGCGGCGGTGTGAAGATCTGGCTCGGCTCGGGCGCGCCCCGGTTCGGCGTCCGCGTCGACGCGCAGGCATCGGTCCGCAGCACGAGTCCCGGATTCGAGAGCACACGCCGCGTCCTGCCTGCGGTCAACGCCGGATTGATTTACCGCTTCTAAATCTCCGTCCTCGAGGTGGTGTCATCGCCCGGCAGCGTCGGGTTGTCGCGGCTGCGATCCTTCCGTGCGCCGCTGCCGATGCCGCCGTTGTCGACCGTCGAGTTATCGGACGTGCGCTCCTCGTCGAGCCGCGTCGGATCCTGATGCCGCGGATGACGGTTGACGAGCGGCTCCTGCCGGCCGGGATCGGTCGGACGTCGTGTATCGGTCATGGCGTTACCCCGCGTGCGCGCCGGGCTTCGACTCGCCGCGCTCCGGAACGTCCTTCTGGTTTTCGACTTCTTCGTCGAGCGGACGGTTGGTGATGCCGGTCCTGCCGCGCTCCGTATAGTTGGTCTCCGGGCGCGGCGCCGGCGCGTCGTCGCGATCGCCTTCCGCCTTCTCCATGTTCGACGACCGCGTCGGGATGTCCTGGTCTGCCATGTGTGTGCCTCCGAGGGTCAACTTTCAAGTTGCGTACCGCTGCGATACAGTCCGGCTGATGGACCGTCCGGCTGGCGCCGCGTCGATTGCGCTGCGCGACGTGCGCGTGTCGCGCGGCGCGGCGGGCGTGGTGCTCGACCGGCTCACGCTCGAGATTGCCGCGGGCGAGACGGTGGCGCTGGTCGGCCGCAGCGGCGCCGGCAAGAGCACGATCCTCAAGACGATCAACGGATTGATCGTTCCCGAGTCCGGCTCCGTCACCGTCGAAGGGCGGAGCACGCGGGAGTGGAACCCGTTCGAGCTGCGGCGCCGCATTGGATACGTGCTGCAGGAAATCGCGCTGTTCCCGCACCTGACCGTCGAAGAGAACGTCGCGGTCGTGCCGCGGCTGCTCGGGTGGGACGCGGCGCGGATCGCGGAGCGCTGCGACGAGATGCTCCGTCTCGTCGGCCTGCCGCCCGAGACCTACGCGCGGCGGCCGGCGCTCGAGCTGTCGGGGGGACAACGCCAGCGCGTCGGCGTCGCCCGCGCGCTCGCCGCCGATCCGCCGATTCTGCTGATGGACGAACCGTTCGGCGCGCTCGACCCGGTGACGCGCGCGGAACTGCACGCGGAATTCCGCCGCATCCAGGCGGCGCTCGGCAGGACGGTGGTGATCGTCACGCACGACATGGCTGAGGCGTTCGCGCTGGCGACGCGCGTCGGCGTGCTGGACGCGGGCCGCATCGCCGAGATCGACGAGCCCCGCACGCTGGCCCGTTCCACCAATCCGCGCGTCACCCCGCTGCTCGCGCCGCTGCTCGAGGCGCGGGCGCTGCTGCCATGACGCTGCTGCGATTCCTCGCCGCCCATCGGGCCGAGTTCGTCGGCCTGCTGCTCCAGCACCTGGTCCTCGTCGGCGCCTCCACCGCCGCGGCCATTGCGATCGGCGTCCCGGTCGGCATCCTGGCGG
Encoded proteins:
- a CDS encoding outer membrane beta-barrel protein; this translates as MNRLRAIAAAALLFPASAAAQSVEISGGVAWTGGYEAGSRNATETANSSTGGSPITLFTSSSRVKSVAGVDARVGVNFGSRVGVEGLFQFFQPELRVTLGSDFENALPEQAVGSASTYLFGGSLVYHFGSGRIVPFLLGGGAYLRQLDEDNAQVTTGNEVHGGGGVKIWLGSGAPRFGVRVDAQASVRSTSPGFESTRRVLPAVNAGLIYRF
- a CDS encoding ATP-binding cassette domain-containing protein, which produces MDRPAGAASIALRDVRVSRGAAGVVLDRLTLEIAAGETVALVGRSGAGKSTILKTINGLIVPESGSVTVEGRSTREWNPFELRRRIGYVLQEIALFPHLTVEENVAVVPRLLGWDAARIAERCDEMLRLVGLPPETYARRPALELSGGQRQRVGVARALAADPPILLMDEPFGALDPVTRAELHAEFRRIQAALGRTVVIVTHDMAEAFALATRVGVLDAGRIAEIDEPRTLARSTNPRVTPLLAPLLEARALLP